The Nitrospirota bacterium genome has a segment encoding these proteins:
- a CDS encoding polyprenyl synthetase family protein, whose amino-acid sequence MNSHISMTEVWDLCREDLQRVEDQIHADLKSNLSLISIMGSHLINSGGKRFRPLLMILTSRLAGYTGKSHTELASVIELIHAATLFHDDVIDEASTRRGNKTARMLWGNQASILVGDYLYAKAQCTIVSFHNHDLNETVTEATRKMAKGELAQLAFNGDLSITEEDYLEIIGNKTASLMAAACRIGAILGECPAEIRNDFESFGWNLGMAFQLADDTLDYIANKAKLGKSVGKDLEEGKITLPLLALLKRCSQDDAEKTERVISNSELTEENLNYILNLMKEYGVIEYSLEIARSYVEKAKKSLPLFEDTIPLQALLTVADYVVEREQ is encoded by the coding sequence GTGAACTCGCACATCAGTATGACGGAGGTATGGGACCTTTGCAGGGAAGACCTCCAGAGGGTAGAAGATCAGATCCATGCGGACCTTAAATCCAATCTATCCCTGATAAGCATCATGGGGTCTCACCTTATCAATAGTGGTGGAAAGCGCTTTCGCCCATTACTTATGATCCTCACATCGAGGCTTGCCGGATACACAGGCAAATCGCATACAGAGCTTGCAAGTGTCATAGAACTCATACATGCGGCAACCCTCTTTCATGATGATGTAATAGATGAGGCATCTACCCGCCGAGGGAACAAGACCGCAAGGATGTTGTGGGGAAATCAGGCAAGCATACTTGTGGGCGACTACCTGTACGCCAAGGCGCAGTGCACTATAGTATCTTTCCATAATCATGACCTGAATGAAACAGTTACAGAGGCAACAAGGAAGATGGCAAAAGGAGAGCTCGCCCAACTGGCATTCAACGGCGACCTCAGCATAACAGAAGAAGACTACCTTGAGATAATCGGCAACAAGACAGCCTCATTAATGGCAGCTGCATGCCGCATAGGCGCCATACTTGGCGAATGTCCTGCCGAAATCAGGAATGACTTCGAGTCATTCGGATGGAATCTTGGAATGGCATTTCAACTAGCTGATGACACTCTGGACTACATAGCCAATAAGGCCAAGCTCGGTAAATCTGTAGGAAAAGACCTTGAGGAAGGCAAAATTACCCTCCCCCTCCTCGCACTCCTGAAGAGGTGCAGTCAGGATGACGCAGAAAAGACAGAAAGGGTCATTTCTAATTCTGAGCTCACAGAAGAAAACCTGAATTATATCCTGAATCTTATGAAGGAATATGGCGTCATTGAATACTCGCTGGAAATTGCGAGGTCTTATGTTGAAAAGGCTAAAAAGAGCTTGCCGCTGTTTGAGGACACCATCCCATTACAGGCGCTGCTTACCGTAGCTGACTATGTAGTGGAACGGGAACAATAA
- the ubiE gene encoding bifunctional demethylmenaquinone methyltransferase/2-methoxy-6-polyprenyl-1,4-benzoquinol methylase UbiE, with the protein MNQRGSGMNKEQMVQRMFSSAAKKYDINNTVLSLGQHHYWKRFTIDQAGVKNGDCVLDVCSGTADMAILLAKKVGPSGSVVAADLNPEMLRIGQRKVQEEGLNGVISCVIGNAEALQFRDDRFDAVTVGFGVRNVTNIENAFSEMLRVTKPGGRVVCLEFTQPASPFFRYIYDFYSFTLLPAIGTLISKDQTGIYQYLPDSIRKFPPAEDLRRRMLKVGFSNVFYHTLSGGIVAVHVGIK; encoded by the coding sequence ATGAATCAAAGGGGGAGTGGCATGAATAAAGAACAGATGGTGCAGAGGATGTTTTCCTCTGCTGCGAAAAAGTATGATATCAATAACACGGTCCTTAGTTTAGGTCAGCATCATTACTGGAAACGTTTTACCATTGACCAGGCAGGTGTTAAAAATGGGGATTGTGTGCTGGATGTCTGTTCAGGCACTGCAGACATGGCCATTTTGCTTGCGAAGAAGGTAGGTCCGTCAGGCAGTGTCGTAGCCGCAGACCTTAATCCTGAAATGCTGAGGATAGGACAGAGAAAGGTTCAGGAAGAGGGCTTGAATGGCGTCATCAGTTGTGTTATCGGGAATGCGGAAGCGCTTCAATTCCGGGATGACAGGTTTGATGCAGTAACAGTTGGATTCGGCGTAAGAAATGTGACAAACATCGAGAATGCATTTTCCGAGATGCTGAGGGTTACAAAACCAGGTGGCCGGGTTGTCTGCCTCGAATTTACACAACCGGCCAGTCCGTTTTTCAGATATATTTATGATTTCTATTCATTTACCCTTCTTCCGGCTATTGGTACTTTAATATCAAAAGATCAGACAGGCATATACCAGTATCTTCCTGATTCAATACGAAAATTCCCGCCGGCAGAAGACCTGCGCAGGCGGATGTTAAAAGTTGGATTTTCGAATGTGTTTTATCATACCTTGTCAGGCGGTATCGTTGCAGTGCATGTAGGTATAAAATAA